The following proteins are encoded in a genomic region of bacterium:
- a CDS encoding carboxypeptidase regulatory-like domain-containing protein, whose product MRAFSPILSLLLLLPAVVFAQPDTLWSCRIAYGTPGPKINGGAALAGDGFVVVGVNNPEAANQNMFIAHVSDSGQVLWTREFGQITWNEQANAVIELPSSDLVLVGYGGIGTEINYIVLIGINANGDSLWYRSYFGYGLAKGNDAVVLDNGNFAVCGYRLGQGEPANSDAWLLLCEPDGDTLWTRTYVGAGTDIGGRILQGPGGTLVMGAYTTTWGAGDYDFCLLRTDSQGNQLSATTFGTAGQEICYGMALREDEICLGGRTGSAITNDGYLAKANGTGGSVWAYPYNFGQVEEQIRGIALRHDGSIACAGWSGSSPTSVAPWYMVVRPDGSVGDLYVYSSLRPGRFMGLVSVPAGGFLAYGYITAGSQQQGYLLRISPGYGVAGTVRNLDTEQPLAGIRVAAPASSRLTVTDGEGRFMLELQPGTYDLVASGRCVSTDTLRGVELLPDTTIEVEISLGIPRYQRHQTSLNFIVQNHVLTVKPFLIRNPGSGPLEFWAAPESLYPPTGWLTIEPTHGFVPAADSFEVNVMVLTDTTDDAVYDYFGYLELRLNACPDSLDCLPVLVTVLDVPATSESSARSFALHGAYPNPFNAMTTLSFSVGRTSPVRLTLYDLTGRLAGIILDEALPAGQHRATLDARALPSGLYFVRMEAGDFAASQKVLLVK is encoded by the coding sequence ATGCGCGCGTTTTCCCCGATCCTCAGTCTACTCCTCCTCCTGCCCGCCGTTGTCTTCGCCCAACCGGATACGCTCTGGTCTTGCCGAATCGCGTACGGTACTCCCGGACCCAAGATCAACGGCGGAGCGGCATTAGCCGGCGACGGATTCGTGGTTGTGGGCGTCAACAATCCGGAGGCCGCCAATCAGAACATGTTCATTGCCCATGTCTCAGATAGCGGTCAGGTTCTGTGGACCCGCGAGTTCGGGCAGATCACATGGAATGAACAAGCCAACGCCGTTATCGAACTCCCGAGTAGCGATCTGGTGCTCGTCGGATACGGGGGGATAGGAACCGAGATTAACTACATCGTCCTGATTGGGATCAATGCGAACGGGGACAGCCTGTGGTATCGCAGCTACTTCGGGTACGGCTTGGCCAAGGGGAATGATGCGGTCGTATTGGATAATGGGAACTTTGCCGTCTGCGGGTATCGTTTAGGCCAGGGAGAGCCGGCGAATTCCGACGCATGGCTTCTCCTATGTGAGCCGGATGGCGACACACTGTGGACACGCACCTACGTAGGCGCTGGTACGGACATCGGGGGTCGAATCCTGCAAGGGCCGGGCGGCACGCTGGTCATGGGTGCGTACACCACAACGTGGGGAGCCGGCGACTACGACTTCTGTCTCCTGCGAACGGATTCGCAAGGTAATCAGCTCAGCGCGACCACCTTCGGTACCGCCGGACAGGAGATCTGCTATGGAATGGCTCTGAGGGAAGATGAGATTTGCCTCGGCGGGAGAACCGGAAGTGCAATCACTAATGATGGTTATCTCGCGAAGGCGAATGGAACGGGCGGGTCGGTGTGGGCCTATCCTTACAACTTCGGGCAAGTGGAAGAGCAGATTCGGGGCATCGCTCTCCGCCATGACGGAAGTATTGCCTGCGCGGGCTGGTCGGGCAGTTCGCCGACCAGCGTTGCGCCGTGGTATATGGTAGTACGTCCCGACGGATCGGTAGGGGATTTATACGTCTATTCGTCCCTTCGGCCGGGCCGGTTTATGGGTTTGGTGAGCGTGCCGGCGGGCGGCTTCCTTGCCTACGGCTACATCACTGCAGGTTCCCAGCAACAGGGTTATCTATTGCGGATTTCACCGGGATACGGCGTCGCGGGGACCGTCCGCAATCTCGATACGGAGCAGCCATTGGCGGGTATCCGCGTTGCGGCACCGGCTTCCTCGCGTTTAACGGTCACCGACGGCGAAGGCCGCTTCATGCTGGAATTGCAGCCGGGCACGTACGATCTGGTGGCGTCTGGCCGGTGCGTGTCCACGGACACACTTCGCGGCGTGGAATTGCTCCCCGACACCACCATCGAAGTCGAAATCTCGCTGGGCATTCCCCGCTATCAGCGCCACCAGACCTCGCTCAACTTTATAGTTCAGAATCACGTACTCACGGTCAAGCCGTTCCTGATCCGCAATCCGGGCAGCGGGCCGCTCGAATTCTGGGCGGCTCCCGAGTCGCTGTATCCGCCGACGGGATGGCTGACGATCGAGCCAACCCACGGCTTCGTCCCGGCCGCCGACTCGTTCGAGGTCAACGTCATGGTGCTCACCGACACCACGGATGATGCCGTGTACGACTACTTCGGCTACCTCGAACTGCGACTGAACGCCTGCCCGGACAGCCTGGATTGTCTGCCGGTCCTGGTCACCGTACTCGACGTGCCGGCCACGTCTGAATCTTCGGCTCGTTCGTTTGCCCTTCACGGGGCTTATCCGAATCCTTTCAATGCCATGACCACGCTGTCGTTCTCGGTGGGACGTACCAGTCCCGTCCGACTCACGCTGTACGATCTGACCGGCCGTTTGGCGGGGATCATTCTCGATGAGGCACTGCCCGCCGGTCAACACCGGGCAACGCTCGATGCGCGGGCGCTACCCTCGGGACTCTACTTCGTGCGCATGGAAGCGGGGGATTTTGCGGCTTCGCAGAAGGTGCTGCTGGTGAAATAA
- a CDS encoding PorT family protein, with amino-acid sequence MKRLLILILIAALVPTIALGAGLKIGPKIGINLANATLDPEAEGLDKKMRLGIMGGAFGEIALTEKNDMAIRLELLYVQKGWKFDGSESIEGFSVDYSATIKADEFVVAPFFVYYFKTEKVKPFLQIGPEFGFNMTKEITAEATAMGMTVEETTEIEDWASMDLSINIGGGVAIPVGKGEIMADLRYSLGLTDMDTYEPQAGEEDSSVKLNGIQILVGYAFALPTK; translated from the coding sequence ATGAAACGCTTGCTGATTTTGATTTTGATTGCCGCGCTGGTACCCACCATCGCCCTCGGTGCGGGTCTGAAAATCGGACCCAAGATAGGAATCAACTTGGCCAACGCAACACTGGACCCCGAGGCAGAGGGACTGGATAAGAAAATGAGGCTCGGTATCATGGGCGGCGCATTTGGTGAGATAGCCTTGACCGAGAAGAATGACATGGCTATTAGGCTTGAGCTGCTCTATGTACAAAAAGGGTGGAAGTTCGATGGTTCCGAGTCAATAGAGGGATTTTCTGTTGACTATTCGGCAACCATCAAAGCAGACGAGTTCGTCGTGGCTCCGTTCTTCGTGTACTACTTCAAGACGGAGAAAGTCAAGCCTTTCCTCCAGATCGGACCGGAATTCGGTTTCAATATGACGAAGGAAATCACAGCCGAAGCTACCGCCATGGGTATGACCGTCGAGGAAACGACGGAGATCGAAGACTGGGCCAGCATGGACCTCAGTATCAACATTGGCGGCGGTGTGGCCATCCCGGTCGGCAAGGGTGAGATCATGGCTGATCTTCGCTACAGTCTGGGTCTGACCGACATGGACACCTATGAGCCTCAAGCGGGTGAGGAAGACAGTTCCGTCAAATTGAACGGAATCCAGATTCTCGTCGGCTACGCCTTCGCCTTGCCCACGAAGTAG